A part of Aquaspirillum sp. LM1 genomic DNA contains:
- a CDS encoding GlxA family transcriptional regulator, which yields MPVQPPLPARHRPMPEPTPPTSKPLRYGFLLLPQFSLSAWALAVDALTRANLLAERKVFETLTLSLEGERVRAGCGVDITTDLTLSYAPRLDALFIVAEDIHLPVDVDLLQRHLALLSPDKLFIAGLDTGSYWMARAGLLSGYRATLHWQEINRFSDDFPDVIVSSNLYEIDRNRGSCAGGAATLDFMLALIGQQLGSDFTAQLSEVFSIERVRPGNERQRIPLQTRIGGSQPKLTEAVSLMEANIEEPLTTDDIAFYVGVSRRQLERLFKQHLNTVPSKYYLELRLSRARQLLQQTSKSIVQIGLSCGFSSGPHFSSTYRNHFGMTPREERAQRGQQS from the coding sequence GTGCCCGTTCAACCGCCATTGCCTGCCCGCCACCGCCCCATGCCGGAACCCACTCCGCCCACCAGCAAACCCCTGCGCTACGGCTTTTTGCTGCTGCCGCAATTTTCGCTCTCTGCCTGGGCCCTGGCGGTAGACGCGCTGACCCGCGCCAATCTGCTGGCCGAACGCAAGGTGTTTGAAACGCTCACCCTGAGCCTGGAAGGCGAACGCGTGCGTGCCGGCTGTGGCGTGGACATCACCACCGACCTCACCCTCAGCTACGCGCCCCGGCTGGACGCCTTGTTCATCGTGGCGGAAGACATTCACCTGCCGGTGGACGTGGACCTGCTGCAACGCCACCTGGCGCTGCTGTCGCCGGACAAGCTGTTTATTGCCGGGCTGGACACCGGCAGCTACTGGATGGCCCGCGCCGGGCTGCTGTCCGGCTACCGCGCCACCTTGCACTGGCAGGAAATCAACCGCTTCAGCGATGATTTTCCCGATGTGATTGTGTCGTCCAATCTGTATGAAATTGACCGCAACCGGGGCTCCTGCGCTGGCGGCGCGGCCACGCTGGACTTCATGCTGGCACTGATTGGCCAGCAATTGGGCAGCGATTTTACCGCCCAGTTGTCGGAAGTGTTCAGCATCGAACGGGTTCGCCCCGGCAACGAGCGCCAGCGCATTCCGCTGCAAACCCGCATTGGCGGCAGCCAGCCCAAGCTCACCGAGGCGGTGAGCCTGATGGAAGCCAATATTGAAGAACCGCTGACCACCGACGACATCGCCTTTTATGTGGGCGTCTCCCGCCGCCAGCTGGAACGGCTGTTCAAGCAGCACCTGAACACTGTGCCGTCCAAATACTATCTGGAACTGCGCCTGAGTCGCGCCCGCCAGTTGCTGCAGCAAACCAGCAAGTCGATTGTGCAGATTGGCCTGTCCTGCGGGTTTTCCTCCGGCCCGCATTTTTCCAGCACCTACCGCAACCACTTTGGCATGACCCCGCGCGAAGAACGCGCCCAGCGCGGGCAGCAAAGCTGA